The nucleotide window AAGCCGAAATATTTTTATTCTGATCGTTCATAACACTAAGATTTGTATTAGATTAAGCCTACATTTCATAATAGCTTGTACTCACTTCTTTAACTGGTACATTCTTCTCTCCGATCATTTGCAAAAGATTGATTTCAATTGTTTTTGCTAATGATGTCATTGGAGTATCTACCGGTGTATTTTCAAAGGGGTCCTGCATTATGATTGCTGTTTTCTCAATAGCTATAAAAATCACAGGTACAATAATTGTCGTGGCAATCTCAACACCAAGTTGTGAGTCTTCCAGTCCAAATGGCAGAAGAAATGCAAAAACGTAAATCAATGTATGCAGCAAAATGCTGTAGGCACGAGGGAAAACAGTATTTTTTAAACGCTCACATTTTCCCATACTGTCACAAAACCTGATGACCATATCGTTCATCTGTACCAATTTGTATTCAGATAAATTCTCCTGTTCTGCCAATTTCCTAAGGTGATCAGAATGTTTATCTAAAAGGGCATTGGGAATATTTAAAGCATTGATGTTTTGCGATTCTAAGTATTCTCTTACTCTTATTGAAAAAGGTACTTTTCTTAAACTTTCTCCTAAAGCATTCAGCCAGATGATATGTCGTTCTGCAAACTCAGATGTATCGTTTTCTGAGTTAGGGAAAAATTGTTTTATTAATCTCATAAATGATCTTGAATCATTCACAATAGCGCCCCAAACGGTTCTTGCTTCCCACCATCTTTCATAAGATTGTGCAGTCCTGAATGCTAAAAGTAAAGAGACAGCAGTTCCTAAAAGTGCAGGAATACTCAATGGTATGGTAATTTTTTTCAAAAAATCAATGTCGTCTAAAAAGCCTATTAGAAAAGCAAAGCTGACAATCAAAACGATCTGAAATTTAATCTGTTTAACAAAATACCAAACCGAAATTCTTTTGTTTAAAAGCATAATTGAGGATTTTTTAATTATTGACTAAATTTATTTTGCAACATTGTTTTACGTTTTTTTATTACTTTTAAAATAATGTATAGAATCATAGTAAGAATACAGCCTACAATAAAAATCATATTATAATGCGTATGTCTTAGGATAATTTCTCCGGTAATTTCAAAAACAGTAAAAATCAGAAACATGGCAAAAAGTCCGTTTTTTTCTTTTAATAGAACTTTTTTTAAACTGAAGCTAAGATGAGTATTTCTGAAAAGGTATAAATTCGGTATAAAAACCGGTACTTTATCAGCCCACTTAGTATATTGCTCTCCAAATTTTCTTTCTAAAAATTGCTCTTCAGCAAAAACAATCCTTTCATAATAGACCCAATAAAAAAACACAAATGAAATTACAAACCACAGATTTTCAGTAAACATCGCAAGCCCAAGCCACATAAAAAAATTACCTAAGTACAATGGATTTCTGGTTGTACTGTAAATACCTGTAGTGTTTAATTCATCTGCAACCTGCCCTGCTTTTGTATTTCTTCCTGAAGTATTATGCGGAGTAAAACCAACAGTATACACT belongs to Chryseobacterium gleum and includes:
- a CDS encoding bestrophin family protein → MLLNKRISVWYFVKQIKFQIVLIVSFAFLIGFLDDIDFLKKITIPLSIPALLGTAVSLLLAFRTAQSYERWWEARTVWGAIVNDSRSFMRLIKQFFPNSENDTSEFAERHIIWLNALGESLRKVPFSIRVREYLESQNINALNIPNALLDKHSDHLRKLAEQENLSEYKLVQMNDMVIRFCDSMGKCERLKNTVFPRAYSILLHTLIYVFAFLLPFGLEDSQLGVEIATTIIVPVIFIAIEKTAIIMQDPFENTPVDTPMTSLAKTIEINLLQMIGEKNVPVKEVSTSYYEM
- a CDS encoding methyltransferase family protein, which translates into the protein MILKILVMPLKQELETQGNWLFRYRSFLPIIVLALGLGVFIQNVLLKNDNDCSLFFEMLCLAVSILGLIIRVYTVGFTPHNTSGRNTKAGQVADELNTTGIYSTTRNPLYLGNFFMWLGLAMFTENLWFVISFVFFYWVYYERIVFAEEQFLERKFGEQYTKWADKVPVFIPNLYLFRNTHLSFSLKKVLLKEKNGLFAMFLIFTVFEITGEIILRHTHYNMIFIVGCILTMILYIILKVIKKRKTMLQNKFSQ